In one Nicotiana sylvestris chromosome 8, ASM39365v2, whole genome shotgun sequence genomic region, the following are encoded:
- the LOC138875683 gene encoding uncharacterized protein, with product MTPYGAMYRRMCRSPIGLFDIDEAELLGPDLVYQAMEKVELILKHLKTAQSHQKTYSYLRHRDLEFQLDDWAFLKDSLMKGVMRFGKKGKLSPRYIGPYRILRRIWQVDYELEFPQQLSIVHPAFHVSMLKKFMGPSSLVVRKEIIGVKDSLTYEKIPMAILDRQIRKLRTKEISSVKVLWRIRRLKRLSRIMKRHKV from the coding sequence ATGACACCATATGGAGCTATGTATAGGCGAAtgtgtagatcaccaattggttTGTTCGACATTGATGAAGCAGAGTTATTGGGACCCGATTTGGTTTatcaggctatggagaaagtTGAGTTAATTCTGAAGCATTTGAAGACGGCTCAGAGTCACCAAAAGACTTATTCATATTTGCGGCATAGAGATTTAGAGTTCCAACTTGATGATTGGGCATTTCTAAAAGATTCACtaatgaaaggcgttatgagatttggaaagaaggggaagCTTAGTCCCCgctatattgggccatatagaaTCCTGCGAAGGATATGGCAGGTGgattatgagttagaatttccacAACAATTATCTATTGTACACCCAgcatttcatgtgtccatgttgaagAAATTCATGGGACCCTCGTCTCTTGTGGTCCGTAAAGAGATTATAGGGGTTAAAGATAGCCTAACTTACGAAAAAATTCCAATGGCTATTCTTGATCGTCAAATCCGCAAGCTCAGAACTAAGGAAATATCTTCAGTGAAAGTGCTCTGGAGGATCAGAAGGTTAAAGAGGCTAAGTAGGATCATGAAGAGACATAAAGTCTAG